A window from Salvia miltiorrhiza cultivar Shanhuang (shh) chromosome 2, IMPLAD_Smil_shh, whole genome shotgun sequence encodes these proteins:
- the LOC131010609 gene encoding uncharacterized protein LOC131010609 isoform X2, translated as MGGGRNKIKQTIKKLWRCACRDNPTPTEACGAGVMPPIGVRWYMQDNHVVLDNGILQVTLSNPDGIVTGVCYNGIDNLLEVLNDESNRGYWDVVWNALDGSRTGVFEVIKATTFKVIKDTEDQVEVSFSRPWDPSLQGKLIPLNIDKRFVLLRGCSGFYTYAIYEHVGSAEWPAFSLGETRIAFKLRKEKFHYMAIADNRRRFMPLPEDRLPGRGQPLAYPEAVLLINPVEPELKGEVDDKYQYSCDNKDLKVHGWISMNPPVGFWQITPSDEFRSGGPLKQNLTSHVGPTMLAVFISGHYAGDDLNPKFGQGEPWKKVFGPVFLYVNSVMDGQDPLTLWDDAKRQMSVEVQSWPYSFPASEDFQKADQRGSVTGKLFVSDRYVSSDNIPANGAYVGLAPPGDAGSWQRECKDYQFWTRADEMGYFSINNIRTGNYNLYAWVPGFISDYKNEAPITITPGGQIDLGEIVYQPPRDGPTLWEIGIPDRTAAEFYAPDPDPKYVNRLFINHPDRFRQYGLWDRYSELYPNEDLVYTVGKSDYTKDWLFAQVNRKKPDNTYQGTTWQIRFVLDTVIANGTYKLRVAIASASLAELQVRVNNPKANRPLFSSGLIGRDNSIARHGIHGLYWVYNVDIQGGALVQGENTLFFTQPRNQSPFQGLMYDYIRLEAPPQPGV; from the exons ATGGGGGGCGGTCGAAACAAAATTAAGCAAACAATCAAGAAACTTTGGAGATGTGCGTGTCGGGACAATCCTACACCTACAG AAGCTTGTGGAGCCGGAGTCATGCCGCCTATAGGTGTTCGTTGGTATATGCAAGATAATCAC GTGGTTCTGGATAATGGCATACTCCAAGTCACATTATCGAATCCAGATGGCATTGTCACAGGAGTGTGTTATAACGGCATTGACAATTTGCTAGAAGTTCTCAACGATGAGAGTAACCGAGG GTACTGGGATGTCGTGTGGAATGCACTAGATGGAAGCCGGACAGGAGTCTTTGAAGT GATCAAAGCCACGACTTTTAAGGTGATAAAGGACACCGAGGATCAAGTAGAGGTGTCCTTCTCAAGGCCGTGGGATCCCTCTCTTCAAGGCAAGCTTATTCCCTTGAACATAGACAAAAG GTTTGTTCTGTTACGTGGTTGCTCAGGATTCTATACCTATGCGATATACGAGCATGTTGGTTCAGCCGAGTGGCCTGCTTTTAGCCTCGGAGAAACCAGGATCGCTTTCAAACTTCGGAAAGAAAA GTTTCATTACATGGCTATAGCAGATAACAGACGCAGATTCATGCCCCTCCCAGAAGACCGATTACCCGGCAGAGGCCAGCCTCTCGCCTATCCAGAGGCGGTCCTACTGATCAATCCTGTTGAGCCCGAGCTCAAAGGAGAA GTCGATGACAAGTATCAGTACTCGTGCGACAACAAAGATCTGAAGGTCCACGGCTGGATTTCCATGAATCCTCCAGTTGGATTCTGGCAAATAACACCTAGCGATGAGTTTCGCTCAGGTGGCCCCCTCAAACAAAATCTAACCTCCCATGTGGGACCGACAATGCTGGCT GTTTTCATCAGTGGCCACTATGCTGGAGACGATCTGAATCCAAAATTCGGTCAGGGTGAGCCGTGGAAGAAAGTCTTTGGCCCCGTTTTCTTATATGTCAACTCCGTGATGGATGGACAGGATCCACTTACACTGTGGGATGATGCCAAAAGACAG ATGTCGGTTGAAGTCCAAAGCTGGCCTTACAGCTTTCCGGCATCAGAGGATTTCCAAAAGGCAGACCAGAGGGGTAGTGTCACCGGTAAACTATTCGTTTCAGACAG GTATGTAAGTAGTGATAATATTCCGGCAAATGGTGCATATGTGGGATTGGCACCTCCAGGAGATGCTGGATCATGGCAGAGAGAATGCAAG GACTACCAATTCTGGACAAGGGCAGACGAGATGGGCTATTTTTCCATCAACAATATCCGGACAGGTAACTACAATCTCTATGCATGGGTCCCCGGCTTCATCAGTGACTATAAGAATGAAGCTCCCATTACCATCACCCCAG GTGGTCAGATCGACTTGGGGGAGATAGTATATCAGCCTCCTAGAGACGGTCCGACACTCTGGGAAATCGGGATCCCTGACCGTACTGCTGCAGAGTTCTACGCTCCTGATCCTGATCCGAAATATGTCAACCGACTCTTCATCAACCATCCCGACAG GTTCAGGCAGTATGGACTCTGGGACAGGTACTCGGAGCTGTATCCAAACGAGGACTTAGTTTACACGGTTGGCAAGAGCGACTACACGAAAGATTGGCTCTTTGCGCAGGTTAACAG GAAAAAACCAGACAACACGTATCAGGGAACGACGTGGCAGATCAGGTTCGTGCTAGACACTGTCATTGCAAACGGAACCTACAAACTGCGCGTGGCGATTGCATCTGCATCCTTAGCTGAGCTGCAG GTTCGGGTGAACAATCCGAAGGCAAACAGACCGTTGTTTTCAAGCGGGCTGATTGGGAGGGACAACTCGATTGCTAGGCATGGAATCCATGGGCTGTATTGGGTGTACAATGTGGACATACAAGGTGGTGCGCTTGTGCAGGGGGAAAACACTCTGTTCTTCACTCAGCCAAGAAATCAAAGCCCTTTCCAAGGCCTCATGTATGATTATATTCGACTCGAAGCTCCTCCACAACCCGGCGTTTAG
- the LOC131010609 gene encoding uncharacterized protein LOC131010609 isoform X1 → MGGGRNKIKQTIKKLWRCACRDNPTPTGTAEACGAGVMPPIGVRWYMQDNHVVLDNGILQVTLSNPDGIVTGVCYNGIDNLLEVLNDESNRGYWDVVWNALDGSRTGVFEVIKATTFKVIKDTEDQVEVSFSRPWDPSLQGKLIPLNIDKRFVLLRGCSGFYTYAIYEHVGSAEWPAFSLGETRIAFKLRKEKFHYMAIADNRRRFMPLPEDRLPGRGQPLAYPEAVLLINPVEPELKGEVDDKYQYSCDNKDLKVHGWISMNPPVGFWQITPSDEFRSGGPLKQNLTSHVGPTMLAVFISGHYAGDDLNPKFGQGEPWKKVFGPVFLYVNSVMDGQDPLTLWDDAKRQMSVEVQSWPYSFPASEDFQKADQRGSVTGKLFVSDRYVSSDNIPANGAYVGLAPPGDAGSWQRECKDYQFWTRADEMGYFSINNIRTGNYNLYAWVPGFISDYKNEAPITITPGGQIDLGEIVYQPPRDGPTLWEIGIPDRTAAEFYAPDPDPKYVNRLFINHPDRFRQYGLWDRYSELYPNEDLVYTVGKSDYTKDWLFAQVNRKKPDNTYQGTTWQIRFVLDTVIANGTYKLRVAIASASLAELQVRVNNPKANRPLFSSGLIGRDNSIARHGIHGLYWVYNVDIQGGALVQGENTLFFTQPRNQSPFQGLMYDYIRLEAPPQPGV, encoded by the exons ATGGGGGGCGGTCGAAACAAAATTAAGCAAACAATCAAGAAACTTTGGAGATGTGCGTGTCGGGACAATCCTACACCTACAG GGACTGCAGAAGCTTGTGGAGCCGGAGTCATGCCGCCTATAGGTGTTCGTTGGTATATGCAAGATAATCAC GTGGTTCTGGATAATGGCATACTCCAAGTCACATTATCGAATCCAGATGGCATTGTCACAGGAGTGTGTTATAACGGCATTGACAATTTGCTAGAAGTTCTCAACGATGAGAGTAACCGAGG GTACTGGGATGTCGTGTGGAATGCACTAGATGGAAGCCGGACAGGAGTCTTTGAAGT GATCAAAGCCACGACTTTTAAGGTGATAAAGGACACCGAGGATCAAGTAGAGGTGTCCTTCTCAAGGCCGTGGGATCCCTCTCTTCAAGGCAAGCTTATTCCCTTGAACATAGACAAAAG GTTTGTTCTGTTACGTGGTTGCTCAGGATTCTATACCTATGCGATATACGAGCATGTTGGTTCAGCCGAGTGGCCTGCTTTTAGCCTCGGAGAAACCAGGATCGCTTTCAAACTTCGGAAAGAAAA GTTTCATTACATGGCTATAGCAGATAACAGACGCAGATTCATGCCCCTCCCAGAAGACCGATTACCCGGCAGAGGCCAGCCTCTCGCCTATCCAGAGGCGGTCCTACTGATCAATCCTGTTGAGCCCGAGCTCAAAGGAGAA GTCGATGACAAGTATCAGTACTCGTGCGACAACAAAGATCTGAAGGTCCACGGCTGGATTTCCATGAATCCTCCAGTTGGATTCTGGCAAATAACACCTAGCGATGAGTTTCGCTCAGGTGGCCCCCTCAAACAAAATCTAACCTCCCATGTGGGACCGACAATGCTGGCT GTTTTCATCAGTGGCCACTATGCTGGAGACGATCTGAATCCAAAATTCGGTCAGGGTGAGCCGTGGAAGAAAGTCTTTGGCCCCGTTTTCTTATATGTCAACTCCGTGATGGATGGACAGGATCCACTTACACTGTGGGATGATGCCAAAAGACAG ATGTCGGTTGAAGTCCAAAGCTGGCCTTACAGCTTTCCGGCATCAGAGGATTTCCAAAAGGCAGACCAGAGGGGTAGTGTCACCGGTAAACTATTCGTTTCAGACAG GTATGTAAGTAGTGATAATATTCCGGCAAATGGTGCATATGTGGGATTGGCACCTCCAGGAGATGCTGGATCATGGCAGAGAGAATGCAAG GACTACCAATTCTGGACAAGGGCAGACGAGATGGGCTATTTTTCCATCAACAATATCCGGACAGGTAACTACAATCTCTATGCATGGGTCCCCGGCTTCATCAGTGACTATAAGAATGAAGCTCCCATTACCATCACCCCAG GTGGTCAGATCGACTTGGGGGAGATAGTATATCAGCCTCCTAGAGACGGTCCGACACTCTGGGAAATCGGGATCCCTGACCGTACTGCTGCAGAGTTCTACGCTCCTGATCCTGATCCGAAATATGTCAACCGACTCTTCATCAACCATCCCGACAG GTTCAGGCAGTATGGACTCTGGGACAGGTACTCGGAGCTGTATCCAAACGAGGACTTAGTTTACACGGTTGGCAAGAGCGACTACACGAAAGATTGGCTCTTTGCGCAGGTTAACAG GAAAAAACCAGACAACACGTATCAGGGAACGACGTGGCAGATCAGGTTCGTGCTAGACACTGTCATTGCAAACGGAACCTACAAACTGCGCGTGGCGATTGCATCTGCATCCTTAGCTGAGCTGCAG GTTCGGGTGAACAATCCGAAGGCAAACAGACCGTTGTTTTCAAGCGGGCTGATTGGGAGGGACAACTCGATTGCTAGGCATGGAATCCATGGGCTGTATTGGGTGTACAATGTGGACATACAAGGTGGTGCGCTTGTGCAGGGGGAAAACACTCTGTTCTTCACTCAGCCAAGAAATCAAAGCCCTTTCCAAGGCCTCATGTATGATTATATTCGACTCGAAGCTCCTCCACAACCCGGCGTTTAG
- the LOC131010610 gene encoding uncharacterized protein LOC131010610 yields MAGVSDDQATSVCGHCDRAIPSSNIDLHFAHCSRNLEKCKVCGDMIPRKHAEEHFLSTHAPVSCSLCSETMDRDILDVHKGENCPKRIVTCEYCEFPLPAIDLLEHQEVCGNRTELCYMCHKYIRLRETHSHESRCTGVVSNVAESSRNVRAAERERAPGAPRRQPREFSPRRLLFTIAITGIAVLLGSLFFQRKPDPTPVN; encoded by the exons ATGGCTGGAGTTTCTGATGATCAGGCCACTAGCGTATGCGGCCATTG TGACCGAGCTATTCCATCATCCAATATTGATTTGCATTTCGCTCACTGCTCCCGGAATCTGGAGAAATGTAAAGTATGTGGTGATATGATTCCCCGAAAACATGCAGAGGAGCATTTTCTGAGTACCCATGCCCCG GTCTCGTGTTCCCTGTGCAGTGAGACTATGGATCGTGATATTTTAGATGTTCACAAAGGAGAAAATTGCCCTAAAAGAATTGTGACCTGTGAATATTGTGAATTTCCACTGCCTGCAATTGATCTATTGGAGCACCAG GAAGTTTGTGGAAATCGGACAGAGTTATGTTACAtgtgccataaatatataagaCTCCGAGAGACGCATAGCCATGAAAGCAGATGCACTGGTGTTGTTAGTAACGTAGCTGAATCATCAAG GAACGTAAGGGCAGCGGAAAGGGAAAGGGCCCCAGGTGCTCCAAGGAGGCAACCGCGTGAGTTCTCACCAAGGCGCCTACTGTTTACTATTGCAATAACTGGGATTGCTGTTCTATTAGGTTCGCTTTTCTTCCAGAGGAAACCAGACCCGACTCCAGTGAACTAA
- the LOC131010612 gene encoding mitochondrial import inner membrane translocase subunit TIM17-2-like encodes MATTPDREPCPDRIFDDIGGAFGMGAIGGGTFHFLKGIYNSPKGERLIGGSQAVRMNAPRVGGSFAVWGGLFSTFDCTMVYMRQKEDPWNSIIAGAAAGGFLQMRQGMRAASRSAFFGGALLALIEGAAIMVNKVTSAPPNSPPMEEPVPNVAGMPGYPMGQLPGQPPVNVQSMDEGSSSSPSSSSWFGGLFGRKEDTAPSDGSETKVLESFDAPNPPSFEYKS; translated from the coding sequence ATGGCCACCACCCCGGATAGAGAACCTTGCCCGGACCGTATCTTTGATGACATAGGTGGAGCTTTTGGGATGGGTGCTATTGGTGGTGGAACTTTCCATTTCTTGAAAGGAATCTACAACTCACCTAAAGGCGAGCGTTTGATTGGGGGTTCTCAAGCTGTCCGCATGAATGCTCCTCGTGTTGGTGGTAGTTTTGCGGTATGGGGTGGGCTTTTTTCCACATTTGACTGCACAATGGTCTACATGAGGCAGAAAGAGGATCCTTGGAACTCTATCATAGCAGGCGCAGCAGCTGGAGGCTTTCTGCAGATGCGTCAGGGAATGCGTGCTGCTTCTCGTTCTGCATTTTTTGGTGGTGCTTTGCTTGCATTGATCGAGGGAGCTGCGATAATGGTAAACAAAGTTACGAGTGCACCGCCGAACTCTCCTCCAATGGAAGAGCCTGTTCCAAATGTGGCTGGCATGCCTGGGTACCCCATGGGGCAACTGCCTGGTCAACCTCCAGTAAATGTTCAGAGCATGGACGAAGGATCTTCTTCGTCtccatcatcttcttcatggtTTGGAGGCCTCTTTGGCAGAAAGGAGGATACAGCTCCTAGTGATGGAAGCGAGACGAAGGTCTTGGAGAGCTTTGATGCTCCAAATCCTCCATCATTCGAGTACAAATCATGA
- the LOC131010609 gene encoding uncharacterized protein LOC131010609 isoform X3: MEMLSFLLREAKALCNVAGTAEACGAGVMPPIGVRWYMQDNHVVLDNGILQVTLSNPDGIVTGVCYNGIDNLLEVLNDESNRGYWDVVWNALDGSRTGVFEVIKATTFKVIKDTEDQVEVSFSRPWDPSLQGKLIPLNIDKRFVLLRGCSGFYTYAIYEHVGSAEWPAFSLGETRIAFKLRKEKFHYMAIADNRRRFMPLPEDRLPGRGQPLAYPEAVLLINPVEPELKGEVDDKYQYSCDNKDLKVHGWISMNPPVGFWQITPSDEFRSGGPLKQNLTSHVGPTMLAVFISGHYAGDDLNPKFGQGEPWKKVFGPVFLYVNSVMDGQDPLTLWDDAKRQMSVEVQSWPYSFPASEDFQKADQRGSVTGKLFVSDRYVSSDNIPANGAYVGLAPPGDAGSWQRECKDYQFWTRADEMGYFSINNIRTGNYNLYAWVPGFISDYKNEAPITITPGGQIDLGEIVYQPPRDGPTLWEIGIPDRTAAEFYAPDPDPKYVNRLFINHPDRFRQYGLWDRYSELYPNEDLVYTVGKSDYTKDWLFAQVNRKKPDNTYQGTTWQIRFVLDTVIANGTYKLRVAIASASLAELQVRVNNPKANRPLFSSGLIGRDNSIARHGIHGLYWVYNVDIQGGALVQGENTLFFTQPRNQSPFQGLMYDYIRLEAPPQPGV, translated from the exons ATGGAGATGCTTTCTTTCTTGTTAAGGGAAGCCAAAGCTTTATGTAATGTAGCTG GGACTGCAGAAGCTTGTGGAGCCGGAGTCATGCCGCCTATAGGTGTTCGTTGGTATATGCAAGATAATCAC GTGGTTCTGGATAATGGCATACTCCAAGTCACATTATCGAATCCAGATGGCATTGTCACAGGAGTGTGTTATAACGGCATTGACAATTTGCTAGAAGTTCTCAACGATGAGAGTAACCGAGG GTACTGGGATGTCGTGTGGAATGCACTAGATGGAAGCCGGACAGGAGTCTTTGAAGT GATCAAAGCCACGACTTTTAAGGTGATAAAGGACACCGAGGATCAAGTAGAGGTGTCCTTCTCAAGGCCGTGGGATCCCTCTCTTCAAGGCAAGCTTATTCCCTTGAACATAGACAAAAG GTTTGTTCTGTTACGTGGTTGCTCAGGATTCTATACCTATGCGATATACGAGCATGTTGGTTCAGCCGAGTGGCCTGCTTTTAGCCTCGGAGAAACCAGGATCGCTTTCAAACTTCGGAAAGAAAA GTTTCATTACATGGCTATAGCAGATAACAGACGCAGATTCATGCCCCTCCCAGAAGACCGATTACCCGGCAGAGGCCAGCCTCTCGCCTATCCAGAGGCGGTCCTACTGATCAATCCTGTTGAGCCCGAGCTCAAAGGAGAA GTCGATGACAAGTATCAGTACTCGTGCGACAACAAAGATCTGAAGGTCCACGGCTGGATTTCCATGAATCCTCCAGTTGGATTCTGGCAAATAACACCTAGCGATGAGTTTCGCTCAGGTGGCCCCCTCAAACAAAATCTAACCTCCCATGTGGGACCGACAATGCTGGCT GTTTTCATCAGTGGCCACTATGCTGGAGACGATCTGAATCCAAAATTCGGTCAGGGTGAGCCGTGGAAGAAAGTCTTTGGCCCCGTTTTCTTATATGTCAACTCCGTGATGGATGGACAGGATCCACTTACACTGTGGGATGATGCCAAAAGACAG ATGTCGGTTGAAGTCCAAAGCTGGCCTTACAGCTTTCCGGCATCAGAGGATTTCCAAAAGGCAGACCAGAGGGGTAGTGTCACCGGTAAACTATTCGTTTCAGACAG GTATGTAAGTAGTGATAATATTCCGGCAAATGGTGCATATGTGGGATTGGCACCTCCAGGAGATGCTGGATCATGGCAGAGAGAATGCAAG GACTACCAATTCTGGACAAGGGCAGACGAGATGGGCTATTTTTCCATCAACAATATCCGGACAGGTAACTACAATCTCTATGCATGGGTCCCCGGCTTCATCAGTGACTATAAGAATGAAGCTCCCATTACCATCACCCCAG GTGGTCAGATCGACTTGGGGGAGATAGTATATCAGCCTCCTAGAGACGGTCCGACACTCTGGGAAATCGGGATCCCTGACCGTACTGCTGCAGAGTTCTACGCTCCTGATCCTGATCCGAAATATGTCAACCGACTCTTCATCAACCATCCCGACAG GTTCAGGCAGTATGGACTCTGGGACAGGTACTCGGAGCTGTATCCAAACGAGGACTTAGTTTACACGGTTGGCAAGAGCGACTACACGAAAGATTGGCTCTTTGCGCAGGTTAACAG GAAAAAACCAGACAACACGTATCAGGGAACGACGTGGCAGATCAGGTTCGTGCTAGACACTGTCATTGCAAACGGAACCTACAAACTGCGCGTGGCGATTGCATCTGCATCCTTAGCTGAGCTGCAG GTTCGGGTGAACAATCCGAAGGCAAACAGACCGTTGTTTTCAAGCGGGCTGATTGGGAGGGACAACTCGATTGCTAGGCATGGAATCCATGGGCTGTATTGGGTGTACAATGTGGACATACAAGGTGGTGCGCTTGTGCAGGGGGAAAACACTCTGTTCTTCACTCAGCCAAGAAATCAAAGCCCTTTCCAAGGCCTCATGTATGATTATATTCGACTCGAAGCTCCTCCACAACCCGGCGTTTAG